The DNA segment TGGGCAGACGAGCAGAATCACCCGCTTGGTGCCCTCTACCGTGCCGGTGTGCCGGTCACCATCAATAGCGACGATCCATTTATTCAGGATACCGATCTGACCGATGACTATATAAAAACCGTAGAGTATTTCGGGTTTACCCTCGAAGATCTGATCAATCTGAATCACATAGCAATCCGCACCAGCTTTCTGCCAGATCAGGAAAAAACCACGATGCTGCAGAGTTACGATGAACAGGTGCAACGGTTTGTCACCACCTATCTGAAGGACTGATCTGGATCAGTCCCCTCTATCTCCCGGTTCAATAATAATGCCGCCGGCCGACAGGTCGGTCAGTCTCCGGCAGAAATCCGCAGCTCCTGCTTCCGGTAGCTGCACACTGCAGCTGATGTCGGTGGCGAACTCCTGCTCAAGCATCTCTCCCGAGAACTCGGCAATTACCCGCTCTACCCCGCCAAACAATGGATATGGCACCAGCAGCCGCAGTATCCGGCGCGGTATCAGGCGCACCAGCGGTGCTTGAGCCAGCACCTCGCGGGCTGCATCACCGTATGCCCGTACCAGCCCGCCGGTGCCCAGCTTGGTGCCGCCAAAGTACCGGATCACGGCCAGCACCGCATTGGTAACCCCGTGACCAGCCAGCACATCCAGTACCGGCCGTCCCGCGGTGCCCTTCGGTTCACCATCATCGCTCATCCCCTCAATCTCGCGTTCCAGGCCGCCATAGCGGAAGGCATACACCACATGGGTTGGATCCGGGTACCCCAAACGCAACGCAGCCAGGTTGGATTCAACCTGGCTGCGTTCTTCTATCGGGGTAAGCACGGCAATAAAGCGTGATTTTTTCCGTTCAATCTCGACCGTTGTCTGTGCGGTCGGGATCAGTACCGATTGTTTCACGTGAAACAATTTCCTATATGCTGCACGAGCAGCCTCAGGATTCAGTCTCTGATGCCGGGCCTTCCTCGGGCTGCACCTGGGGTTCTGCAGCCTCCGGGGCCGGATCGCTGCCTGAATCATCCTCGTTTACGCTGCGATCAACTGCTACAACCATGTCAGGGGCGGTAATATCAACCAGCTTGTATCCCTGGGCGGCAGCACCCATGGGCCGCAGATTCTGGATAGCAAGCTTCACGGTTTTGCCCTGGTGGGTGATAAACACTACCTCGTCCTGATCCTCTACCGATATAACCCCTACCACCTCCTGCTCGGTATCAGCCACGGGCATACATCGCTGTCCGCCGGTGCCCCGACCATGGGGGTTGAACTCACTGAAGCGTATCCGCTTCCCCTTACCGGTAGCATTCACAATCAGCATATCCCGCTGATCATCGACCACCAGACTGCCGGAGAGTTCGTCACTGGCACGCAGATTGATACCACGCACGCCCTGGCTGGTACGACCGCTGGGGCGCACCGACTGCTCATCTATCCGCAGACCCTTGCCCTGGCGGGTAATCAGCATCAGCTCCTGCTCACCGGATGTCAGCATGGCATTGCGGAGCTTGTCCCCGTCTTTCATGGTAATAGCGCGGATACCGCGGGTCTTGGCGTTGCGCAGATCATGCAGCACAACCTTCTTGACCATACCACGCGCGGTCGCCATGAACACAAACCAGTCGGTGCTGAACTCGGTGAACGGCATAACCGCCTGGATGTCCTCATCGGCAGAAACCTGGAGTAGGGCCTTTACATGGGTACCGCGCGAGCTGCGGCTGGCCTCGGGGATCTCGAGCACCTTCAGATAGTAGGCATTCCCTTCGCTGCTGAGAAACAGGATGTAGTCGTGGGTCGAGGCAATAAACAGCTGATTGATCACATCGTCCTCGATCATGTTGCTGCTGGAGCTGGCTCCCTTGACCCCGGTCGTCTTGTAGGTGCGATATGAGTTCGAGGGTATCCGCTTGATGTAGCCGCGGCGGGTCATGATCACCACCATCTCCTGCTTCTGGATCAGGTCCTCGATGTTGATTTCCTTGATCTCGTCATGCACGATCTCGGTACGTCGATCATCACCAAACTTTTCGGCCAGTGCCTGCGACTCTTCCTTGATCAGTTCGAGAATCTTGTGTGGATGCGCCAGCAGATCACGCAGGTAGGCAATCAGTTTGCGGATCTCCTCCAATTCCTCTATTATCTTCTTTGTTTCCAGGCTTGTCAGCTTTTGCAGCCGCATATCGAGGATCGCCTGGGCCTGAACATCACTCAGCTCGAATGTCTGCATCAGGTTTTCCTTGGCGATCGGCACCGTGGATGATTCCTTGATTATCCGGATCACCTCGTCAATGTTGTCCAGTGCGATCTTGAGCCCGATCAGGATATGCTCGCGCTCCTCGGCTTTGCGCAGATCAAACCGGGTGCGCCGCTCGATCACCTCCTGGCGGTGCTTTACAAACGCGACGATCATATCCTTGAGGTTGAGCACCTGTGGCTTGCGGTCAACCAGGGCCAGGGCATTTACATTGAAATTGGACTGCAGCTGGGTATGGGTGAACAGATGGTTCAGGATAATCTTGGGGCTGGTGCCCTTCTTGAGGATTATTACAATCCGCATGCCGTCCCGGTCGGACTCGTCCCGCAGATCGGTAATCCCCTCTACCCGCTTATCGCGAACCAGATCGGCGATACGGATAATCAGATTGGCCTTGTTTACCTGATAGGGAATCTCGGAAATAATGATTCGATCCCTGCCGCTCTTGGTTTCGTCGATGGTAAAACGGGCCCGTACCGGTATCTGGCCCTTGCCGGTCAGGTAGGCCTGGCGAATCCCCGAGGTTCCATAGATGATACCACCAGTGGGAAAATCCGGACCTTTTACATGCTGCATCAATTCCTCGATGCTGACGTCGTTATTATCGATATAGGCACAGATAGCCGCTACGATCTCCCGCAGGTTATGCGGTGGCATGTTGGTTGCCATACCGACCGCGATACCGGTGGCACCGTTTACCAGCAGATACGGGATAGCCCCCGGCAGTACCGATGGTTCCTCGGTGGAGTCATCGTAGTTCGGTGCAAAATCAACGGTCTCTTTTTTTATGTCCCGCAGCATCTCCTCGGCCAGGGCGGTAAGCCGTGCCTCGGTATACCGCATGGCGGCCGGCGGGTCGCCATCCACCGAGCCGAAGTTTCCCTGTCCGTTTACTACCGGATAACGCATGGAAAAATCCTGCGCCAGTCTGACCTGGGCATCGTAGATGCTCTGGTCGCCATGGGGGTGATACTTACCCAGAATATCACCGACTATACGGGCACTCTTTTTGAACGGCTTGTTATGCCAGAGCCCCATATCCCCCATCGAGTAGAGGATGCGGCGATGTACCGGTTTGAGCCCGTCGCGCACATCCGGCAGCGCACGACTTACGATAACCGACATCGCATAGGTCATGTATGACTGTTTTACTTCATCCTCGATTGCTACGGGTATTACCCGTCCCTCCGGCTGTTCTGCCATAGGAAGCTCCTCTGAATCGTTATTACTGTTTAGACATCAAGGTTCTGCACGGTCAGTGCATTTTCCTCGATAAACTGCCGACGCGGGGCAACCTGTTCGCCCATCAGGCAGCTGAAAATCTCTTCGGCCTCTACCGCATCATCCATGCTGATACGCATAAT comes from the Spirochaeta africana DSM 8902 genome and includes:
- a CDS encoding YigZ family protein yields the protein MKQSVLIPTAQTTVEIERKKSRFIAVLTPIEERSQVESNLAALRLGYPDPTHVVYAFRYGGLEREIEGMSDDGEPKGTAGRPVLDVLAGHGVTNAVLAVIRYFGGTKLGTGGLVRAYGDAAREVLAQAPLVRLIPRRILRLLVPYPLFGGVERVIAEFSGEMLEQEFATDISCSVQLPEAGAADFCRRLTDLSAGGIIIEPGDRGD
- the gyrA gene encoding DNA topoisomerase (ATP-hydrolyzing) subunit A produces the protein MAEQPEGRVIPVAIEDEVKQSYMTYAMSVIVSRALPDVRDGLKPVHRRILYSMGDMGLWHNKPFKKSARIVGDILGKYHPHGDQSIYDAQVRLAQDFSMRYPVVNGQGNFGSVDGDPPAAMRYTEARLTALAEEMLRDIKKETVDFAPNYDDSTEEPSVLPGAIPYLLVNGATGIAVGMATNMPPHNLREIVAAICAYIDNNDVSIEELMQHVKGPDFPTGGIIYGTSGIRQAYLTGKGQIPVRARFTIDETKSGRDRIIISEIPYQVNKANLIIRIADLVRDKRVEGITDLRDESDRDGMRIVIILKKGTSPKIILNHLFTHTQLQSNFNVNALALVDRKPQVLNLKDMIVAFVKHRQEVIERRTRFDLRKAEEREHILIGLKIALDNIDEVIRIIKESSTVPIAKENLMQTFELSDVQAQAILDMRLQKLTSLETKKIIEELEEIRKLIAYLRDLLAHPHKILELIKEESQALAEKFGDDRRTEIVHDEIKEINIEDLIQKQEMVVIMTRRGYIKRIPSNSYRTYKTTGVKGASSSSNMIEDDVINQLFIASTHDYILFLSSEGNAYYLKVLEIPEASRSSRGTHVKALLQVSADEDIQAVMPFTEFSTDWFVFMATARGMVKKVVLHDLRNAKTRGIRAITMKDGDKLRNAMLTSGEQELMLITRQGKGLRIDEQSVRPSGRTSQGVRGINLRASDELSGSLVVDDQRDMLIVNATGKGKRIRFSEFNPHGRGTGGQRCMPVADTEQEVVGVISVEDQDEVVFITHQGKTVKLAIQNLRPMGAAAQGYKLVDITAPDMVVAVDRSVNEDDSGSDPAPEAAEPQVQPEEGPASETES